The Streptomyces sp. NBC_00597 DNA segment GCCGCCGCTGGTGACCGTGACCTGGATGTAGCCGGTGGTGGTCTTCTCCTTCATGAGGAGGAAGAGCAGGCCCAGCAGGCAGAACAGGAAGAAGACGATCGCGAGCACGACCGCGTGCGTCGGGATCTTCGTCTCGGTGCGCGAGAAGTCCGTGGCGTTCCACATCGCGCCCCTGAGCGGCATCGGGCCCGACGGGGTGATGATCTGGTCCCCGGCGATGGTGATGTCGCCGAGGGCCAGGCCGGAGCCGCCGGCGGCCTGCGGGGCGGCGGGGAACGCAGGGGGCATCATCGGCGGCTGGGCCGGGGACGGGATGCCCGCGCCGCCGACGGTCGGTTGGTGCGCCGGGGCAGCCGGGTAGCCCTGCTGCGGGTAGCCGTAACCGGCCGGACCGGGCTGCGGGTAGCCGTAACCCGGCTGTCCCTGGGGCCCGTTGTGACTCGCGTACGGATTCGGCTGCTGCTCACTCATACGGCCGATCTTTCCACAGTCGGCCACTCGCCCGTACCCCCGTCAGGAAGCCGCTTCGACGAACTCGTACGCGCAGACGCCCGACCCCGAGTACGGGCGAGGCCCCGCACCCGGATGTGGGATCCGGGTGCGGGGCCTCGTACGACCGACTGCGAACGATCGGAAGCGATCGCAGGCGATCAGAAGCGGCGCGTGATCAGGGCGCGCTTGACTTCCTGGATCGCCTTCGTGACCTCGATGCCGCGGGGGCAGGCGTCGGTGCAGTTGAAGGTCGTGCGGCAGCGCCACACGCCGTCCTTGTCGTTCAGGATCTCCAGCCGCTGCTCGCCGGCCTCGTCGCGCGAGTCGAAGATGAAGCGGTGGGCGTTGACGATCGCCGCCGGGCCGAAGTACTGGCCGTCGTTCCAGAACACCGGGCACGAGGACGTGCACGCGGCGCACAGGATGCACTTGGTGGTGTCGTCGAAACGCTCGCGGTCCTCGGCGGTCTGCAGACGCTCACGCGTCGGCTCGTTGCCCTTGGTGACCAGGAACGGCATGACGTCGCGGTACGCCTGGAAGAAGGGCTCCATGTCGACGACGAGGTCCTTCATCACCGTGAGGCCCTTGATGGCCTCGACGGTGATCGGCTTCTCCGGGTTGATGTCCTTGATCAGCGTCTTGCAGGCGAGCCTGTTCTTGCCGTTGATCCGCATCGCGTCGGAGCCGCAGATGCCGTGCGCGCACGACCGGCGGAACGTCAGCGTGCCGTCGAGCTCC contains these protein-coding regions:
- a CDS encoding succinate dehydrogenase iron-sulfur subunit, with protein sequence MATPTLDKMEEAAAASPYITVTFRIRRYNPEISDEAQWQDFQIEIDPKERVLDGLHKIKWELDGTLTFRRSCAHGICGSDAMRINGKNRLACKTLIKDINPEKPITVEAIKGLTVMKDLVVDMEPFFQAYRDVMPFLVTKGNEPTRERLQTAEDRERFDDTTKCILCAACTSSCPVFWNDGQYFGPAAIVNAHRFIFDSRDEAGEQRLEILNDKDGVWRCRTTFNCTDACPRGIEVTKAIQEVKRALITRRF